Below is a genomic region from Syngnathoides biaculeatus isolate LvHL_M chromosome 5, ASM1980259v1, whole genome shotgun sequence.
TTGGAACAAAAAGCGGCATTGTTGCCgcatgtcaccccccccccccccccccgctcatcccccccccccctagcaTCCGTTATGTCGTCCTTGTCAActcgaactttttttttttttttttttttttctgcgatGCAAAAGATTTTGAACGTTCTGCCATCCAAGGCGCTCGGTTTTTAGTAAGTGATCGCAAACATCCAGCAGATTTCATTAACACTAATTTAATAATTGATTCATTCGTCgtctttgaaaaaataataattaaacaaaGCTATATTTCAAACATGACAGTGTGGAAAATTCCCCAAAACATAAATTGATTCTgattcacttcctgttttggtCCATCacatgttgcatggttttgggttgtgggaggaaaccggagtgcccggagaaaagccacgcaggcacggggagaacgtgcaaactccacacaggcgggtccgggatcgaacccgagtcctcagagctgtgaggccaaccagctgacccaccgtgccgcctaataaCTGATTCATTTGtcgtttttaaaaacaaaacaaaaaattaaacaagGCTGTATTTGAAATATGATAGAGCGGAAAATTCCACGAAACATGAATTGATTCAGATTCACTTCCCGTTTTGGTCCATCACATGTTGGAAGAAAATGCCGATcgttgttttccaaagtaaaagcagatctttgcaaatgtcttattttcatTCAACACAAATTTAGtcagtctgctttcatggaggactaCACAAATATGTATTTACTGTTCATATGCAGAAATTCCAATGatttgcacaatttttacaGTCCAAATCAACCTCTactttatataaaatattaaaaacagcaaTATAAAAAGTACAATCTCTGCTATTGAGACAAATCtagacaaatataaatatatatattgtaaattaCGATTATATAAATTCTATatttaaattacaaataaatatataaagtcTAGACCTATAATTTTCCCCCTCCCACATtctgtaaatatatttaaagaaatttatgaaattacgtttttttattattagtgtTCTGGTTGTCACTCTCGCTTGTACGTTTGTACAGAAAAGAGGCAAAGTGTGGTTGCTTCAAGCTATTTGTcacttccattaaaaaaaaaaaagttgaaattctGCCGTCTTAATTTTAATGCATATATGATATGAAATGCCATAACggaataaaatgtgtttgtatgtgtgctgACGATGGCTTTGCGTACGTCCTCAGGCAGTACAGCGTGGGCTTCGAGATGGTTACCGTGTCGACCACCAGTGACCCCACCTCCACTTCCACACCCAAGAGGAGCAGCGGAGATTATCGGTACGCCCCACGCCGCCCACCCTGCAGGGATGCGTCAAACTTTCTTCCTTCTTATTTTAAGATGCGTGTCGCGCGTGAAGGTTTCGAGACAGGATTCTCAAACCCGCAAATAATACAATTTCATATAGCAAAAGTCTACTAACATACTGTATAGTGTGAAATTCCGTAGATGGGCTAACAGAAAATGAGTATTGATGTTATGgtaattgtaaatattgaaaaaaaaaaaaacctgctacTTAAACACACATGGAGCAGCAAGTATTAGAGTATACGACACtactcgtgaggataggtggcaaagaagatggatggatggatggatagatggatagatggatggatggatggatggatggatggatggatggatgatggatggatggatggacattgtgtatttgaaccccccccccaaaaaaaaaaaaaaaactcaagcaaATGATAGAATTTCATGTAGCAAAAGTCTACTAACATATACTGTATCAAGTGAAATTCCATAGATGGTCTAACAGAAAGTGAGTATTGATGTTATGGTAATTgtaaatagtgaaaaaaaactgctaCTGGAACACACGTGGAACAGCAAGTATTACTGAGTATACAACactacttgtgaggataagcggcaaggttagggtttcaaaaacGGATGAAAGTTTCTACTCGGGCTGTCAAAGTAAAGTTCCAGTTTCAAATGTGGATTTCAAAGCAATGTTGAGGTTTGTCATTGGGATCGGGAGACGACGGGTTCCTTCGACGCAATGTCCTCACGTTGCGTTCGTGCGTTCCCGGCAGATGCGGCTTCTGCTACATGGACGCCGAGCACGTCCCGGCGGGCGTCTACAACGTGGTGCCCACCACCTTCCTGCCCAAACAAGAAGGACCCTTCTTCCTGGACTTCGCCAGCATCTCCCCCCTCAAAGTGGCGCAGCTGCAATGAGCGATCCGACCCCCCCATGCTGAAAATGGTGACACCACAAGTGGACTCAATGTGTCATCAAGCCAAACGTTGACCCGACAAGCGCTTTTTAACAGACAAACTGCCCACAATCATCAAATGTATATTATTATGGCGAATTATGGAGCTGTCTGAATAAATCCATATGCAGGTCCTGCTGGCATCAGGTCATTTGACGGGAAAGGTATTTGAAATGAGGGTTTCAAAGTACGGGTTGGAGAGTTTTAAGCTTTCTGAAAGGGTTTGAAAAAGCGAGGTTTCAAAACAGAGGGCAGCAGTCAAGTCGGGTTTCTAACAGGGTTACAGGTTCAAAGTGCGGTTTAACAAAACTGACATAGGGGTTCAAAACCGGGTTAAGGTTGTCTAGGTAGCGTTTCAAAacggggttagggtttcaaaagaGCGTCAGGGTTTTAAAGTAGGGTTTCACAACCGTttcaggttttcaaatgaaggttTCTATACTGCActagggcaggggtgtcaaaccggtttttgtcgcgggccgcattggAGTTCCCGTTTCCCTCCGAGGGCCGTTAcgattgtgaaaccataaaaacctttCATCGCGTCATCATTAGACACATGAAATTTAGGACCaagtttggaatcagaaatcaagggtaatgggtttttcaactattgttgatgtttggtaacacaaaaatgattgtgataccgcaacgttatcatttatcatGTGACAATTGGAAagctatcatttatgatacgacaattagaaattttggtccagatttgaacagaaATGACACAtacgatttgcctttgcgggccacataaaatcatctggcaGGCCGGATCCAGCCCCCGggccgtgagtttgacacctgtgtaaaaaaacgttatcatttatgatatgacaattggaaattgtgGTCCAGATTTggacaagaatcatggaagtttacacatgatttgcctttgcgggccacataaaaatcatctggcgggccagatttggacCCCGGGCTGCGAGCTTGACACCTGTTGTCAACTTTATCAttaatgatatgacaattttaaattttagtctAGATTTGAGCCAGAGTCATGGAGgttgatacatatgatttgcctttgtggtCCAGATTTGgacaagaatcatggaggttAACACATACGtgttgcctttgcgggccacataaaatcatctggcgggccggTTCTGGCCCCCGAGCtgataagtttgacacctgcgtcatcaacataatcatttttgttatgacaattggaaattgtgGTCCAGATTTGgacaagaatcatggaggttgacGCATACGATTTGCCTTTGAAGGCCGCATAAAAATCAtccggcgggccggatctggcccctgggctgcctgtttgacacctgtggagtCGGGTTTCATCTTAGGATATCAGTAGAGTTTTAGGGTGTCAAAACGGGGCGACGAGGGCAGCAAAGTAGGGTTTAAAAACAGTTGCAAAAcagagttagggtttcaaaaccgCGTTAAGGTTTCAAAACCTCCAAAGAAGATTTTCATACTGAGTTAGCTTTTCAACGTAGGCTTTCAAAAGAGGGTTAGGTTTCAACCCAGGGTTTCCAAACAGAGTAGCAATCTTATGTCGAtacatatttgtaaatattccTCGTGGCACAGAAGCCACATGATATGTGAAGATGCTTCCTCAAGGTTGTAATAAGCCGCAAATGTCATCATGCGGAAGACACGTTTGGCGTGATTGGCAGACGTCACGAGTTTCCTTCTGGTGACCGCCGGCAGCCTCGCTTCCTCCACGCgggaacaaaatgtggaaaagtaTTTGGACGCCGACAGGGAGTAAAACGTGCACtcgcggggggaaaaaaaaaaaaggaaagttggtCCTAAAGTGGGAGGTGTCGTCTTTGTGAAGAATTGGAGgagtttatacaaaaaaaaaaaaaataatacacctACAGGAGGAAAATGAGAAGTTTGGTCAAAATTATTGGGACACATAccagaagagaagaaaaaatagAATCTGGAATTTCAACTCTGGGAACTGAATTAAGGTGCAACAAGTCCACATTTATGACCTCTCATCCTCAAAACAGGGATCAACAAGGGGGTAATATTTTAATAAGTCGGTTCAACAGtccaatattttctttattcaacACATAACACCGTCACAAACACGTCACTTTGCTCACTGCCAGCTTCCATCCAAGTGGAATAAATCAAGAACGAAGAGAGCGGATGAGGAAGAGTTTGCTTCTGTTTCAGTTCCATTGAAGCGGAATAGATAAAAACTACAGTATTGGTTCTACCGGTCTCCATTTAGAGTCCAACATCAGCCAAAAGGTTCGACGACATGCTCCAAATTGTCCTTGTGGTGGTTCCTCACAGTCCTTTGACCACGACGGCCTTCTGGGAAAAGTCGCCGCGCTGGCGGCGCAGGTTGAGGAAGCTGAAGCGAGCTTCCAGGTTGAAGACCCTCTTGGGGGCGGGCGGCGCACatccgttgttgttgttgttgacggCGGCCGGCCCGTTGTCCGGCGGCACCTCGGCGCCTTCCGCCCGCTCGCCTGCGACGCAGGACGGAAAGGTTAAGGCCGCTGACGGCAAGATTCAAAAGTTTGGATATTATCAGGACGTCTACAAGAAATATCAAGAGCAAAAGTTGCTCACCTCTCTCCAGGTCGCACTCGGGCGACGACGCCCCGCTGCACTCGCTGCGAGGGCCCAGCACGGGCGAGATGAGGCCGAAGTCCGACAGGGAGACGGAGACGGGCAGGTCCAGGCTGCAGGGCCTGGAGGGAGGCGAGGAGGACGAAGAGGAGCTGGACGGAGTGGgcgacgggcaggaggaagaggaggaggaggcgaagGAACACGGCGACACGAGGTCCTGGGGGCTGCTGGGAGAAGAACCGCGACTGCACGTGGAACGCGTCTCAGAGTCTTCCTCGGAGGCCGCGCCGGCGTCGTCGAAACACACCGACATCACTGCAGGGGGCGCCGCAGATGAtcgacggaaggaaggaagacgaTGCAGAAAAATGAGAAttgtcatttttccttttctccGGCCGCCCGTCAACAGATGTATTTTTCTTACCGGAAATGCCGTCGGACGATTGGTCGCAGGGACCGCCGCGGCAGTCGCCGTCCGCCCCCACGCCCCGTCCCCGGGGCCCCACGACCGAGCTGCGGCGCCGCTCGTGGATCTCGCCCGAGATGGCCTCCAGGTTCCCGAGGGCCGCCTTGTACTCGGCCTTGGCCCGCGACAGCTCGGCCTGACGCTCGTCCACCGTCTTCTTCAGGTTCTGCTCGGGAAACGACAGCGTTAACGTGGTCGGTTCCGAAAGGAATGACGCAGAACCTGTTTCACGTACCTCCAGCTGCAGGTAGAACTTGGCCTTCATCTCAAAGTAAGGCCtgcgcacaaaaaaacacatcagaggAAGAAAACACACTAATACACCGTAAGTGGATGccaaacatttaataataacagtaaggcctcggttcttgaacgtccccgttttcgaacgaaaatttccagATATTttcgcttctgttttcaaacgaaaatcggtactcgaaagcccccgaaaaaacccggaaataacataattgGTGCgacgcaagcagttgacccacccacgacgtgttTAGTTATTGTCCGATTgcccgaagctcggctaacgacCTCCTCGGCCGCCGAAGCTCGCCTATGACCTATTGGCTACATTGTTCacgcaaaccactggatttcccctttaagcaaaaaataagcatcttttttctaaaatttcttaaattattttattatataaaatttaaactatacatgtatttctactatgcagtttattatcaggaaaagctaaaaaagaaTTCTCTAAAAagccgaatttttttttttttttagacttgaaacgcattatttctttttccattcattgtaatgggaaacatggatttggtttttgaacaaaacacTTCTTGaatcgttttctggaacggattgtggtcgacaaCCGAGGAATCACTGCAATAACATTTGATAAATTAACTACTAGCGTGATGAATTGACGATTGAACATGATTTCGAGATGGTGTTGTGTTGCCGTGTATATTTTCCTTTCCTCGTTTTCTTACTTTGACTTGCTGATGGCGCGTTTGAGTTTCTTCTCCAGCTGCTTCAGGCGAGCGATGGCCGCCGCGTGATTGGCCGCCGTCTCCTTGTGCGCCAGTTCGCTTCGGGCCTTCTCGAGCTCCGCCTCCATCACCTGCGGCAGCCAATTGGAGCTCACCGGCCCGTTCTCTGTCCAAAACGGGGGCCCCGAACGCTCACCTGCTGCGTGGCGTGGTTGAGCATCTCCTGCCAGGCCGAGTCAAAGTGGCGCCGCCCCTCATCCAGGATGCACTGCTCGGCCAGCGAGATGGTCTCCTTGGCGGCGCGCAAGACCTCGGAGGATCGCTGGAAGTTCTGCGCGGCTTTCTGGGCCTCCAGCTGGGCCTTTGGGACACACAAGGGACTGATCGATTGCCTTCGTGCAAATGGTGCCCGCGCTCGATGCCGATTGCTTTTAGGCTAGCATGGCGCCAACTCCTAGCAAGAAGGGGTTATTTGATGTCAGAATGTTTAGCTTGAAGTATTCATGGCTTGGTATTGGCTTTCATGAGTACCAGATACTTTGAAATAGGGCCTGTCTTACTTCGGCTAGTGTTCACAccaccatctttctaattgttcctccacctgttccctgctccTACTTCCGATCACAACGCCATTTctgaacatcacggtccaacgggattccagtctgacctcatctgtcagtctatccattatcCCTGCatacaggaaggggctcagagttgatccctgatgcatccCACCTCCACTTTCAATTCTCCTGTCACACCTCAGCACACCTCGCTGCTGTTCTGCTGACCAAAGCCATAGTAAGGCAGAGGCTTCTTCATCCCTAccagtttccttcaccaacatgtccgttacaaaaaaaaaaaaaaaaaaaaaaaaaacacgtttctaCCGTCCTGGAGGAGTCACGACAACATTTACCGATAAAAAACTAAATCTGTACTGACTGCCAAAACCCTGACATCACCGCATGCTCCAGGTAACTCTATTAGCGTCGCTGGTTAACGCTTCGGCCAGCGCAGCATAACGCCGACAACCGCTGCCTTGTCGAGGTCACGTGGTCGCCGCTGTCGTGTCAGCGGACCCTCACCCGAGCGCAAATGCTGACGTCTCGAAACGTGTCAGCGCGAGTTCGTCTGTGGTCAGATTTCAGCGTGACCGCGTCGGTGTTTACTGTTTGTCTGCCAGACGCAGTTTTTCTGCTCgataatcagatttttttccacgtgtaaagataataaaaacaatttgggCTAACAAGCAAGCGAACAAAGTCAAAGCCTTTTCTGAGTTGTCCCAGTTTGCCCTCACGGTCTCACGTTAGCTTCACACCATAAATTAGGAGTTCAGaatcaaaaaggaaaacaatcgGTTTATGCTCTGCAGATATTTTACTTCAGGTGGAAATGGGGCAATTGTGAACAGGTCCAAATACCAGCCAGTCAGGGAGCGTGAGCACAAAACCCAAATTTGGGCTTCTGCTGGGGAATGAAAACActtcagggagaaaaaaaaaaaaaaaaaaagtcaattacaagaggtgaactttatttggggttaaacaagaaaagttttgaaaagaaTACCGCATTTGATCaagggtgtgttgacttttggTGCCCGCTGATTGCTATTGCTAGTATGACTTAAGAGTGTCAAGTGGCATGAGAAAAGGAAGAAGTGGGACGCAAACTTGACGGCAGTGAAAGCAGCTCGCTCGGCCCTTTGCTTGTGAAACGCTGcgaattttcacttttttgagATTGGCTGCGTTGACCCGAATGAGTCAGCACGCATCTTGAAATCTCCTCCCAGCATGCACTGCACTTGACCGCGCCGCTAATCTTGCGGTTCAACGCCGCTCCTGTGTGTGTGCTCATTCTAGTGACGTTTCTGAGCACAGTAAACATTCGTTGCGTACGTTGATTAGTACGTACGGGTTGATTAGTCATGACTCAAGTAATCGgatccaaatgattttttttggattattaaaaaaaaaaaaaaaaaaacaaacgtgcaCGCGAGGGAGGTTAACCATTAACTGGGAAACCGAGTCTAGATGCGTACGGTGAGAGGCCACGGCCTAAAAGAGACAGGAAGTCCACAATTCTGGTTCAGAGTAGCCATTTTGACATTAAgctaaaatataaacaaaaaacagcatttctactacttttaactttaaaaaaaaaaaagtttaacctTGCAACAATTTGGTTTTTAGTGGCCATTTTGGCTCgtgttaataaaaataatttgtccCCAGTGATTCTTGTTGATTCCTGGcaacatttaaattcatttttagcCTAACTTcgcaaatccttttttttttttttaacattttaggaaaacaatatttagggagacagaagagtctctgctaggatgaagagcaaagtttgtaaaacagtggcgaTGCGGACTTGGCGGAGCTCAGCTCACTGTTCCGCCACTCGTCACCGCTCGCTGGTCAGAATCCGCCCCATGAACCATCCCAATATTCAacgttatttacagccacaggttcgaaTCCGTgtggaaatattcctccgtcttcccgatcaaccgatactgctatttcttcatctgatgaggataaatacgagaaattggCACCGGGGATAAATGCTGTCCCGTGTAATGGACTGTTTGTTGCGGCGGGTAAACATGTCGCATCCGCGCacgtcggtcatgtgactcgcaagaatggcggcgcacctgaaaattcgaaattgtcgataaaaatcttctcaaaacactcttaaatgagAGACGGTTTAACATctcattatcaagatagagtacatattacatgacctactggatacattgttacacCAAACCACCATAATTTCCCTTTAGGGGTCTCCTAAATGTCGAGCCGCAATGACTCAGACATCCTTCCGACGAGTTCTTTGGTCGATGACACTCGTTCTGTACCGCTACTTCCACTCGTTTCTTCCAGTTTACAAGTCCAAAGATTCAAACCCAGTTCAAGGTTGACTCCTCCTAACACAACATCACGATCACCAATTTCCTGCCAGCCAGAATttgacatgcaaaaaaaaaaaaaaaaaaaaacgttttttaaatTCTTGATTTTATCTTCAAACTCCGCAGCGACGACGCCACCTGCAGTTATCTCCACGAGCCCGGCTTCGTGTCATGCCGACTGAGGAAAGAAATAGATGGCGAAGCAATGAAATATAATTTGTCACTAGAGTGGAGACAAGGAGCCTCAGTGTTGCGACAAAGATATTTTTATCCGACGCAAACAACATCTGAGAGTCGCGTCTAATTGTGTCAAGGCTCGTTTGTGCCACGCCGTGTGGACCGAAGACATCGGCGTCTTTCTTTTTCCACCCGAATAACACGCAGACGCAAACAAGTCGCAATCGCAAGGACTTCGCCGTGACGACGAGCGTCTCCTGACTTTTACTGCGAGGTCAGCGCAAGATTAACGACTGGGTCCCCTTTCTGCAGACTCTCGAAGTTAACGTGGCGAATTACGTGACTTTTAACCCACACCCGAGTGCACCTTTGAGGGCAAAAAGGTGACACACTAACGTCCTCGTTTAGTGGCCATAAAGCTAAACCGTTGCCACTCTTCTGATCTCGTCGCCCTCCTTGTTAAACAGTAAAACGTTATCACGCAGCactttgcaaagactttggtCTCAAAGTACTTTTCGGGGGCAAGCAGAAAGCCCGTCGATGGCGTTTCCCATGATGCCTTAgcgttaaaggggaaatccagtgcatccgataggtcatgtaatgtgGACccgattttgacaatgtgaagttaaatcctctcatttaattgtgttttgagaagatttttattgacaattacgaattttcaggggcgctgccattttcacgagtcacatgtcctacgtgcgcggatgtgacatgtaccgtgccgcaacaaaggctcgattacatgggacaccatttatgcctggcgccgatttctcgtgtttatcctcatctgatgaagaaacagcagtatcgcttgatcgggaagacggaggaatacttccgtacggatttgaacctgtggctgtaatgttGAATACTTTGATGGTTCTTCGGGGAGGAATGACAccgagtctgacgagcaagctccggcggtgggccgcgagccgagcttccaggcttCCATTAGccctggacgccgaagctcggctaacggcctccccggacgtcgaagctcggctggcggcccgccgccggagctcgctcgtcagactccgcatcattcccgtctgaagaaccatccgcggctcccgggggcctttgtttatgcgcTTACTTCGCGTGTAGGTCTCCGAGTAGCCTGACTCCGCGTGATTCCGCCCGAAGAATcacccgaatattcaacattaattacagccacaggttcaaatccgcaTGAAAgttttcctccgtcttcccgatcaaccgatactgctatttcttcatcagatgaggataaatgcgAGAAATcggtgctgggcataaatggtgtcccatgtaatcgagccttcgTTGCGGCACGGGACACGTCACagccgcgcacgtaggtcatgtgactcgcgaaaatggcagcccctctgaaaattcataattgtcgataaaaatcttctcaaaacacaactaaatgagagaggattaaccttaaattttcaaagtacagtacatattacatgaactattggatacactgttcacgCAATGGCTTGATTTTCCCTTTAAGCTTGCAGACTTGTTGTTCACAAAATTAGATACTTTTGTTCAATTTGGTGACAATTTACTGCAAAATGTTCAATTCCCTGTTTTACGTGCAAGCGAGCCGTTTCTCGGAAGAAATGTTCACTATCTGTCAGACTCTACTAAAAACTATCTTTTCATTTCCAACAGCCAGATATCGCAATACTTTAGCAGTGTCGTCGCACCGTGCaacccttgtaaaaaaaaaaaaataataataataataataactgacCTGCCGGGCCAGACGCCGAGCCTCCCAGTACGGCTTGGACTCGTCCACGGGCTTCCCGATCTTGTTGAGAAGCTCGTCCAGCTTGACGGTGGCCTCCACCAGGACCGAGCGGAACTTCTGCCTGGCGTCCTGAAAAAGCAAGCGCTTTCCTTTGGTTTCACCAATCTTGGAACTCTGCATAATGTtacaatggctttttttttttctccccttaaCATTTctttcgcttatcctcacaagggtcacagggagtgctggagcccgtcccagctgtcaacaggcaggaggcggggtacaccctgaattggttgccagccaatcgcagggcatacagagacaaacaaccgcactcgcaatcacacctaggggcaattaggagagtccaattaatgtccatccatccattttatttgccgcttatcctcactagggtcacggggagtgctggagcctatcccagctgtcaacgggcaggaggccgggcacaccctgaactggttgctggccaattgcgaggcacgtggagacagacaacaatcacacctatgggcaatttagagtgtccaattaatcttgcatgctttttgggatgtgggaggaaaccggattgcccggatgAACCCCGTGCaggtgcggggagaacatgcaaacttccacacaggcaggtctgggattgaacccggctcctcagacctgtgaggccaacgctttccagctgcaccaccgtgccacctctttATCATTTAGAATTTGAGGCACAAACATTCCTTGATTTtaatgtgcaatccattttattttgaaccATTAAGTATAGTGTTTTCCCATACTCAATATTATTTGAAAGTATTTCAATGTTGAGCTTTATGAGTAGAGGATCCCCTCATCGGGCAGAGATTTGTCCATTTGCTGACTTCAGCAAGACATCATTTCATAATAAAAAAGACGAGGGAGACTTTAACCCCGTTTACGACCTCTCTGACCTACAATCATATAAAATAAAAGGAAGACGTGGCACAGATTGCTTAcgtcttgattgagaacaggaTTTCTTAATGGGTCACATTTTCCCCCTTCAAGATTTAATTTCACGCTCAAAAAGAAGAGTGAATGAAAGTGAAGGAATATTGTAAATTAATATACTTGAGGTGCCAAAAATTCAATCACAGTGGCGTGTCATTATCATCCAAATTGGAATTGACTAACTGAttttttcacagtcataacggccccctGAGTCAAACCAGAACAACAATCTGgcctgtgagaaaaatgagtttcacCCCCCTGCTATACATGAAATACCAAAgtgtattgtaaataaataactttttttttttttatatacttaaTGTGGTGCACTGGTGTTATTATACTTAATCAGTCATTTTTACGGTACTTTATTGCGCATGCAGAGCAAAAAAAAGTCGAGCAAAGCT
It encodes:
- the sh3bp5b gene encoding SH3 domain-binding protein 5b isoform X2, whose translation is MCSDHFTSGQFSLLSQPRSQTRWRNFPSPFLWTARLMLMLAHILFLATCRKSKQGAEKAGREADKTRSAICRRRSAAEETPRSVGPVVLGDGKQKKTNPHRCDDEADYEDEEVDPRIQGELERLNQSSGDINRCETAMEDARQKFRSVLVEATVKLDELLNKIGKPVDESKPYWEARRLARQAQLEAQKAAQNFQRSSEVLRAAKETISLAEQCILDEGRRHFDSAWQEMLNHATQQVMEAELEKARSELAHKETAANHAAAIARLKQLEKKLKRAISKSKPYFEMKAKFYLQLENLKKTVDERQAELSRAKAEYKAALGNLEAISGEIHERRRSSVVGPRGRGVGADGDCRGGPCDQSSDGISVMSVCFDDAGAASEEDSETRSTCSRGSSPSSPQDLVSPCSFASSSSSSCPSPTPSSSSSSSSPPSRPCSLDLPVSVSLSDFGLISPVLGPRSECSGASSPECDLERGERAEGAEVPPDNGPAAVNNNNNGCAPPAPKRVFNLEARFSFLNLRRQRGDFSQKAVVVKGL
- the sh3bp5b gene encoding SH3 domain-binding protein 5b isoform X1; this encodes MCSDHFTSGQFSLLSQPRSQTRWRNFPSPFLWTARLMLMLAHILFLATCRKSKQGAEKAGREADKTRSAICRRRSAAEETPRSVGPVVLGDGKQKKTNPHRCDDEADYEDEEVDPRIQGELERLNQSSGDINRCETAMEDARQKFRSVLVEATVKLDELLNKIGKPVDESKPYWEARRLARQAQLEAQKAAQNFQRSSEVLRAAKETISLAEQCILDEGRRHFDSAWQEMLNHATQQVMEAELEKARSELAHKETAANHAAAIARLKQLEKKLKRAISKSKPYFEMKAKFYLQLENLKKTVDERQAELSRAKAEYKAALGNLEAISGEIHERRRSSVVGPRGRGVGADGDCRGGPCDQSSDGISVMSVCFDDAGAASEEDSETRSTCSRGSSPSSPQDLVSPCSFASSSSSSCPSPTPSSSSSSSSPPSRPCSLDLPVSVSLSDFGLISPVLGPRSECSGASSPECDLERAALTFPSCVAGERAEGAEVPPDNGPAAVNNNNNGCAPPAPKRVFNLEARFSFLNLRRQRGDFSQKAVVVKGL
- the sh3bp5b gene encoding SH3 domain-binding protein 5b isoform X3, with amino-acid sequence MCSDHFTSGAEKAGREADKTRSAICRRRSAAEETPRSVGPVVLGDGKQKKTNPHRCDDEADYEDEEVDPRIQGELERLNQSSGDINRCETAMEDARQKFRSVLVEATVKLDELLNKIGKPVDESKPYWEARRLARQAQLEAQKAAQNFQRSSEVLRAAKETISLAEQCILDEGRRHFDSAWQEMLNHATQQVMEAELEKARSELAHKETAANHAAAIARLKQLEKKLKRAISKSKPYFEMKAKFYLQLENLKKTVDERQAELSRAKAEYKAALGNLEAISGEIHERRRSSVVGPRGRGVGADGDCRGGPCDQSSDGISVMSVCFDDAGAASEEDSETRSTCSRGSSPSSPQDLVSPCSFASSSSSSCPSPTPSSSSSSSSPPSRPCSLDLPVSVSLSDFGLISPVLGPRSECSGASSPECDLERAALTFPSCVAGERAEGAEVPPDNGPAAVNNNNNGCAPPAPKRVFNLEARFSFLNLRRQRGDFSQKAVVVKGL
- the sh3bp5b gene encoding SH3 domain-binding protein 5b isoform X4, which gives rise to MLMLAHILFLATCRKSKQGAEKAGREADKTRSAICRRRSAAEETPRSVGPVVLGDGKQKKTNPHRCDDEADYEDEEVDPRIQGELERLNQSSGDINRCETAMEDARQKFRSVLVEATVKLDELLNKIGKPVDESKPYWEARRLARQAQLEAQKAAQNFQRSSEVLRAAKETISLAEQCILDEGRRHFDSAWQEMLNHATQQVMEAELEKARSELAHKETAANHAAAIARLKQLEKKLKRAISKSKPYFEMKAKFYLQLENLKKTVDERQAELSRAKAEYKAALGNLEAISGEIHERRRSSVVGPRGRGVGADGDCRGGPCDQSSDGISVMSVCFDDAGAASEEDSETRSTCSRGSSPSSPQDLVSPCSFASSSSSSCPSPTPSSSSSSSSPPSRPCSLDLPVSVSLSDFGLISPVLGPRSECSGASSPECDLERAALTFPSCVAGERAEGAEVPPDNGPAAVNNNNNGCAPPAPKRVFNLEARFSFLNLRRQRGDFSQKAVVVKGL